The DNA segment CTAGATCATCCTCACTTGTTCCCGTAACAATGCAGACAGGATTAATGCTGTGAACAAACTCGCGAATATGTTCATAGCTGATATTTTCTTTCAGCAAATCCTTAATATCCTTAAAATCTATTCCGGCTTGGGCGTAACGTTGGCACGCTTTATCTTTTCCAAATAGCAAAATACCATATTCTTTCTTCGCGATCATATGATGCGCGAGGGGAATAATGCAGTTAGCCCCGCCGGGGTCTCTTGAGAAAAATAATATCTTATCCATGATTAGCCTCTTGATACATTTTCAAAGCTTGCGCGCATAAACGCTGACTATGGACCCCTTCTGACAAAGAGCACAAAGAAACTGCCCGCGCCTCGGCCAGATCAGCAACGTGATCAAGAACAAATCCAAAGGCGGCGCCAAAGTTGATCTTTGTTTTCTTCTGACGCGCCCACTCTTGTTTGCCTTTCCATAATAAGCTTGGCTTCAAAGCAAACTCTTCAATGGACATCTTGATTTCGCTAATGCGAATTAATCTTTTCTCGAATAAAAGTTCTATTTCAAAAATCGAGCCGAATTTCTGATCAGCTTCCAGTAAATTAAAAACTCCGGACGGTTTAAATCCGACCGCAAACGTCAGCGTCGGATCTTCTTTAGAAAAATCAACACGTCCTGACGAAACCGAGATAACATGCCCTTCCCCTAAGAAAAACCGCACCAGGTCAACGGCATGCGAACCGTTATTCAAAACTCCTTTTGAGTAATAACAATGCCCGGATATAAATGCTCCAAATTCTCCCTTAGAGATCTTTTCCTTGAGGCTTCTAAATTCCGGCATAAAGCGACGCGTGTAATGAATCAATATCCGATCATCCCAATTCTTGAACTGATCGGCTAATTTTTGTGATTCCTTTAAGTCGTTTGTCACGGGTTTTTCCAAAAGAATAACTTTAGGACTTTTCTCGATCACTTGCCTTAAGACTGCGGCATGTTCTTTTGTGGAAACACAAATAGAAACAACATCATACGTGAGGTCTCTCATGGCATCATTAACCGAAGAAAAAACAGGAACCTTCCACTTCTTCGCCGCTGCCGCCGATTTGAGCGGATCAACATCAACAACTCCGCCAAGTGTAAAATTCGGGTGAGAAACATAGGCTTGCGCATGGCTAAGAATAGATTTCGTACCTGGTTTTCCGAAAACCGATCCAATGTTGCCGCAACCGACCACTAAGGCCTTATATTTTTTCATCGTATGGATTTTTGTTGAACATGATTGTTTATTTGCGCTAATTCCGGAGATTTTGAGAATAATTCCAGAATATCTTCGAGACTAAAATTAGGATCTTTCGAATAAAGGCGGCGTACAACCTCATTTAAAAGACGCCAGTCATCCGCGGTATCTAAGGTTAATCGGATATTTTTTTCAGATTCTTTAAGGCCGCTTTCGATATTTTTAATGTTAAAGCGGCCTGGTTTTTCATAAAAATAAAGACTGACATGCTCGCGGTCTTTAGGATCAGACGTTTTTTGTTCAATTTCCCGCAACTTTCTCGCTGGAAAAACCTGAACGTCCATTCCTAAAGGATATGACTGCTGCACGCAATTAGAAACATAATCGTATTCGCCTTGCAGATAAACTTCAATTGTCTTATCAACAATACGATGATCGATTAGCGGGCAATCTCCGGTAACTTCCACAATAATATCAACATTATTTTTCTCGGCTGCCTCAACAACTCGCAATAAAACATCATCCTCGCTGCCGCGATAACATTTAACTCCGATTTTTTTAGCCAGTAATTCTATAGGATCGTCGGTTTTGTTTATAGTCGCGGCAATAATAATTCCATTTAGATATTTCGAATATTTTAAACGCTCAACTAATAATTCTAAAGCAGGCTTATCCCCCAGCAACTTTAATACCTTGCCCGGTAATCGGCTTGATGTCATACGCGCTTCAATGACCGCGAAAATATTTTTCTTTATGGGTTGTTTCATGTTTTTTATCGATTCACCATCATCCACTGAAGCGGCGTACCCGCTGCTATATCACACGTGGCTTTACGTCCTAAAACTTGCTTTAAGTGTTTTGGCGCAAGTCCATGCGAAGGACGTATCGAGCGGACATTTTCTTCAGAGAATTTTTCGTTTCTTTTGACATCTTTAACCACGAATAAAGAGCGCCTAAAAGTAACACTACTTTTTTCATCCGGCGTTAATCCATAATGAACTTCTCCTATCGAAGATTCGGCCAGGCGAACATCTTCAACAAGTTTCTTAAGTTCCGCGGGTTCGATAGAGAAAAAACTATCCGGCGTTGACAATGTCCTGGAAAGCGTAAAATGTTTTTCAATGAAACACGCGCCTAAAGCGACCGCAGCCACGGGAACTTGCGTGCCCAGCGTATGGTCAGATAAACCTACCGGGCAATGGAATTTTCTCGACAAATCATAAATTGTTTTTAAATTCATCTCCTTCGGGCGAGCCGGATAACTACTCACACATTTCAGTAAGAGAATATCTTTGGTTCCGGATTTTCTTGCCGTGTCAACCGCATCACGGATCTCGCCAACAGTTGCCATTCCCGTTGATAGAATGAGCAGCTTTTTTGTTTTGGCCGCATATTCAATAAGCGGCAGATCAACCAACTCAAAGGAAGCGATCTTATGGAAAGGAACTCGAAGGCCCTGTAAAAGGTCCACACCGGGCTTATCAAAAGCTGTAGCAAAGAAAATAATTCCCTCTTCATCCGCAACTTTCTTTAACTGTTTAAACCACGCAAAAGGCGTGTGCGCTTGTTTATAAAGCGAATAGAGCGTTTGTCCGCCCCATTTAGGATGACGAATTTGGAAATATTTATTTTCACAATCAATGGTTAAAGAATCAGCCGAATACAATTGAAATTTAACGGCATCCGCCCCGCAGGCTTTAGCTTTTCTGATAAGATCGATAGCGCGTTTCAAACTGCCACCATGATTCGCGGAAATTTCCGCCGCAATAAAAACTTTTTTTGCCCATAAAAGTGTTTTCATTAAACACCTGTCCTTATTTTTTGAGAGTAAATTGCATGCAAATCTTTTTCTTCAGATCTTCTCGGGATTTGATCCTCTCAAACCCAAGACTTTTAAAAAATTCTTGTGACGATGTATTGTCGCTTTTAATATAAGCAATGATCTTATCGATACGCTTTTGGTATAAAAAGCGAATGCCATCTTCAAAGATCTTTTTGCCGATGCCACACTGCTGGAATAAAGGATCTACACTAATACTGACAACGGCTTTTTTCTTTTGAATGCAAAATCGAATTTGCCCCAATAAGTCATCCTTCGCATAAGCAACTAAAAAAAGTGTTTTTGGATCTGACAAGGTCTTTGCGAACCATTTTTGATGTTCCGGCCAGGTGATCTTGCGAGGTGCAAAAGAACCTTGACGGATCATAGGCTGATTTGACAGCTCGAAAATAGATTTGATATCTTTTTCTTCTACATGCCGAATTTTAATATGTTGTTCGACATAAGATTTCACGCATGCCGCTACGATCCTTTTCGCTCCTTGCCCGTCAACCGTTTGTGGCCCTCTTTGCGCGGCTAAGCGGCGAAATGTAAGTGAAGATACTTTATTTAAGCCCAGATCTATCTGGCTTAAAAAATTCTTATCGTTCGCTTTCCCGACATAAAAAAAGCACTTTGTTTTCGCCCATGCCTTTGCATGTCGTTCTTGATTGTCCGCCACAACAACGATAACAGCCGCACAACCACAGCGCGCCAATTCATTAAGGGTTTGTCCTCCGGCGGAAACAGCAAAATCCACATCCTGCATAATTCTTGACATTTGTTTGGCATTGGACTCAAAAACAAATTTAATATTTTTACTCTTTTGTTTTAAAATGTCTTTTTTGTGAATGAAGTTCTTGCCAATAATCACAATTTTCTGCAATAAAGGGTATTTTCTGTCAAAAATCCCTAATATCTTCGACGTCATATTTGCCTCATCCGTACCGCCAAACGTAATTAGGATTTTCTTTGCCTTTGCCCGTACTTTTTTTTCAGGAACATCCCAAAACTCCCGGCGCAAAGAAACATACTGAGGGCCTAACAAAGACTCGAAATGCTTAAATCCTCCATAATTCAATTGATCGGCATTGATCGCACCGTTAATAATAATTCCCTTGGGATATTTAATCCTGTTGTTATCGTCAAAATATAAAGACACAGCACTATTATTTTGTATTTTCTGAAAAATCTTTTTAGAAGCTAAGTACGAATCAACGATCGCAATATCGCACCTTGGTTGTTGTCTTTGAAAGGACATCCAGTTTTTATAATCGCCACCGTATACATCAAGTTGGCGGGAAATATTCCGGTCGCCATAAACTAACAGTTGGCATTGAACGCCTCTTTCGCGAAAGGCTTGCGCCAAACCGGCACAACGAGACAAATGCCCCATACCAATACCTCGCCCTGCCTCTGTAAAAATCGTGATTTTCATATCAAATTGCCTTTTGCCGAACCGCTTCATTAATCTTGATCAGATCAGGGTTATCTTTAAGCAACGCAACAATATCGTTTAGAAAAAACTGTTCCTGGCCCCGTTTGAGCATCATTTGATAAATCTCTCTTACGAAACGCAAGTCATCCACCTCATCAACAGTCCAGCGAAAATGAGATAGATCCTCATTGTTTTTCACGCTTTGCATTTTAAATAATTTGGGATGCTCATAAACAAAACTGGTCACATGTTCCCGATGATGCGGTTTTTGGGATTCTTTCCAGGATTTTTCTAAAGCATCCATCGAGATAACTTCCGTATCTAGGCCTCGGGGATAACTCCTCTCGATAACATTGCTCGCGCCGGATGCATGAGAAACGTTTTTTTGATACGCGGCAATAACTTTGTCCACCACCTGTGGGTCAATGAGCGGACAATCCGAAGTGATTCGAACAACCGTCTGCGCCTTATATCGTAAAGCCGCTTGGTAATATCGGCCTAAAACATCCATTTCACTTCCCCGAAAACAAAGCGTATTTTGATTTTGGCAAAATTGTTCAATAAGATCATCTTCTGTTCTTTCCGTCGTTGCGACAACAATGTCTTCTATTAAAGAACATAATTTTAAGCGCGAAATAACTCTTCCTAACATCGGCATTCCCAAAATATCCATCATGGCTTTACCGGGAAGCCTGGTTGAACCCATTCGAGCTTGAATGATAGCAATTGTTCTCAAATCCGCACCTTGATCTCGTGATCAGTTAAATATTTTTTCACTTCCAACGGCGTTGTTTGCGTAAAGTGATACATGCTTGCCGCAGCCGCAGCCGAAGCTTTGCCTTCCTTAAGAACATCAAAAACATGTTCCGGACTTCCTGCTCCTCCGGAGGCAATGACCGGAATAGAGACAGCATCGCTCACTTTTCGAGTCAATTCAACATCATAACCAAGCATAGTGCCGTCGCGATCAACAGATGTTAATAAGATCTCCCCCGCGCCTAAGTCTTGCATTTTCTTGGAAAATTCCACCGGGTCAAGCCCTGTTGTTTTATTTCCTGACAATACAGCCGTTTCATATGTTCCCTTTGATGTTTTTTTGACATCAACGGAAACAATGATACACTGCGAGCCAAATTCTCTTGCGGATTCTTTAATAAGATCCGGCGTTAGAAATGCCGCCGTATTAATGGCTACTTTGTCAGCTCCGCAAGCCAAGAGGCGGCGCACATCTTCGACCGATCTTATTCCGCCGCCAACAGTCAAAGGCATAAAACATTCATCGGCAATATCATCAATGAGATGAAAATCAGGCATGCGATTTTGCTGCGACGCCGTAATATCTAAAAAGATGAGCTCGTCAACTTCCCTCACACAATACACCTTTACCGACTGCAGAACGTAACCCACGCAACGCCAGCTGTCAAAGCTCACACCTTTCACTAAAACAGTATCTCGATATAAAAGTGTTGGAATAATTCTTGTTTTGATCATTTGTTTTAGCTCCTGAAGCGGCTAACACATGGCAATAAAATTGCGTATTAAATTAAGCCCGACGGATAAACTTTTTTCCGGATGAAATTGCACGCCGAACACATTATCTTTTTGAACAGCAGAGACAAAATCATTTCCGTAACTCGTCGTTGCTAAAACATCATCCCTTTCCCGGCAAACAACATGAAAGCTGTGGACAAAATAAAAATCTTTTCCGCTGGCAATGCCATTCCACAAAGAAGATGCCTTCGCGTGATGAACTTCATTCCAACCCACATGAGGGATCTTTAGTGATTTTGACGAGAGCTCAAAGCGTTTTACATCCGCATTGATCCATCCAAGCCCTTTTGTCCGCCCGCCTTCTAAACCCAATGTCGCGATCAACTGCATCCCTAAACAAATCCCCAAAAATGGTATTTTATTATTTAAAACCTGCTCGTTTAAGATTTGATCGAGCCCTTTGGCGCGCAAATTATTCATTCCCGAAACAAAAGACCCCACCCCCGGCAAAACGATTCCCTGGCAAGTCGTAAAGTCTTCCGGCTTTGCCGTTATTTGCGGCTTGGCTCCGCCTTCTTCGATGGCGCGCGCAACCGAATCAATATTGCCCATTCCATAATCAACAATAACAATTCTTTTCATCAATTAGCTGGGATTATCATAGTTGATCTTAGTTAAATTACCGTGGCGATCTTTGACCAAATGACCGCGCGCATCGCAAACAAACAATTTCTTGTTGGTAAAACGATCGCAAATACTTGTAAATTCTTCGACCGTCATATCCAATGGTTCTAGGATCGCTTCCAAAGAATACCCCAGATAAGATTTTGGAAATCTTCCGTCGTGACGGCGCACGAGCATCATAGCCTCTTCACGCGTCAAACGTCCTCGACGCAAATGAAGGCAGGCCAGATCCGTCGCGCGGCCAAATCCGAACTTAAGGAACTTAAAATAATCGTGAATGCCCATCTGGCAATTATCCAAGTTTTCATAATTGACTAAAGCGCCTTCAATCGCCGAATGATAGGTTTGCATTCCATGGGCTTGCGCGATCAAAACATTTGTATATCCGTCCCACGGCACGTAATATCCTAAAAATAAACCCGTCACGCCCACGCGTTTAAGCTCCTCGTCCGTCGGATAGGTATACTGGATAAGATGCTTAGGTTCAATACCTTCCTGCCCGGTAAGATCGGTAACGCGTAAGCCCAGTAACCCTCCAAATTCCTCCAGCCATCTTCGGTCTAAAATATTATGCTCGGCTGCGGCCGCCGGCCCGCCATATTCGTTCTGAGAATTTTCTCCCCAGATCAAAAGCGGAATATTCATTTGCACGGCCACACGCACCGGAATCGTAAAAATAGTTAAGTGTTCCGGCCAAGAAATATCTCCGATCTGTTTAAGCGCAAAACGGTTTATCCGGCGGCGGACAACCGGATTGGTCGTCACTTCGATATAGTCAACGCCGAGTTTCTTCATATTCTCGATATTTTTTCGCCCGATATCGGATAAATGATCGGTTGTTGCGGTCACGCACAAAGGATTCATTCCAAGTTCCAGCATTTTAATGACTTGGAAATGACTGTCTTTGCCGCCGGAAACCGGAACCAAACAATCGTAATTATTGCCGTTACGCGAGCGATAGCGCTCTAAAACATTCAAAAGTTCTTTTTTTCTTACGTTCCAGTCTACCTCTTTGCGTTTTTCAAATGAACGACAAGCATTGCAAATTCCCTGTTCATCGATTTTCAGGTCCGGGCGGGTTTCCGGCATAACACAGCGACGACAATAGCGCAACATAGCGTTACCTCCGTATGTATTTTTTAAGAATGGAAAGAATGTTTAAAACTTTTCTTTTTTGGGATAAAGTCATGGACGCAAAAAGCGGAATGCTGAGTTCGCGCGCGTAAAAGTCTTCCGCCATAGGACACAATCCCTTTTGATAGCCCAGTTGTTGATAAAAGGGTTGCAGATA comes from the Candidatus Omnitrophota bacterium genome and includes:
- a CDS encoding Gfo/Idh/MocA family oxidoreductase; translated protein: MKKYKALVVGCGNIGSVFGKPGTKSILSHAQAYVSHPNFTLGGVVDVDPLKSAAAAKKWKVPVFSSVNDAMRDLTYDVVSICVSTKEHAAVLRQVIEKSPKVILLEKPVTNDLKESQKLADQFKNWDDRILIHYTRRFMPEFRSLKEKISKGEFGAFISGHCYYSKGVLNNGSHAVDLVRFFLGEGHVISVSSGRVDFSKEDPTLTFAVGFKPSGVFNLLEADQKFGSIFEIELLFEKRLIRISEIKMSIEEFALKPSLLWKGKQEWARQKKTKINFGAAFGFVLDHVADLAEARAVSLCSLSEGVHSQRLCAQALKMYQEANHG
- the pseI gene encoding pseudaminic acid synthase translates to MKTLLWAKKVFIAAEISANHGGSLKRAIDLIRKAKACGADAVKFQLYSADSLTIDCENKYFQIRHPKWGGQTLYSLYKQAHTPFAWFKQLKKVADEEGIIFFATAFDKPGVDLLQGLRVPFHKIASFELVDLPLIEYAAKTKKLLILSTGMATVGEIRDAVDTARKSGTKDILLLKCVSSYPARPKEMNLKTIYDLSRKFHCPVGLSDHTLGTQVPVAAVALGACFIEKHFTLSRTLSTPDSFFSIEPAELKKLVEDVRLAESSIGEVHYGLTPDEKSSVTFRRSLFVVKDVKRNEKFSEENVRSIRPSHGLAPKHLKQVLGRKATCDIAAGTPLQWMMVNR
- a CDS encoding glycosyltransferase family protein, which encodes MKQPIKKNIFAVIEARMTSSRLPGKVLKLLGDKPALELLVERLKYSKYLNGIIIAATINKTDDPIELLAKKIGVKCYRGSEDDVLLRVVEAAEKNNVDIIVEVTGDCPLIDHRIVDKTIEVYLQGEYDYVSNCVQQSYPLGMDVQVFPARKLREIEQKTSDPKDREHVSLYFYEKPGRFNIKNIESGLKESEKNIRLTLDTADDWRLLNEVVRRLYSKDPNFSLEDILELFSKSPELAQINNHVQQKSIR
- a CDS encoding imidazole glycerol phosphate synthase cyclase subunit; its protein translation is MIKTRIIPTLLYRDTVLVKGVSFDSWRCVGYVLQSVKVYCVREVDELIFLDITASQQNRMPDFHLIDDIADECFMPLTVGGGIRSVEDVRRLLACGADKVAINTAAFLTPDLIKESAREFGSQCIIVSVDVKKTSKGTYETAVLSGNKTTGLDPVEFSKKMQDLGAGEILLTSVDRDGTMLGYDVELTRKVSDAVSIPVIASGGAGSPEHVFDVLKEGKASAAAAASMYHFTQTTPLEVKKYLTDHEIKVRI
- the hisH gene encoding imidazole glycerol phosphate synthase subunit HisH, coding for MKRIVIVDYGMGNIDSVARAIEEGGAKPQITAKPEDFTTCQGIVLPGVGSFVSGMNNLRAKGLDQILNEQVLNNKIPFLGICLGMQLIATLGLEGGRTKGLGWINADVKRFELSSKSLKIPHVGWNEVHHAKASSLWNGIASGKDFYFVHSFHVVCRERDDVLATTSYGNDFVSAVQKDNVFGVQFHPEKSLSVGLNLIRNFIAMC
- a CDS encoding N-acetyl sugar amidotransferase — its product is MLRYCRRCVMPETRPDLKIDEQGICNACRSFEKRKEVDWNVRKKELLNVLERYRSRNGNNYDCLVPVSGGKDSHFQVIKMLELGMNPLCVTATTDHLSDIGRKNIENMKKLGVDYIEVTTNPVVRRRINRFALKQIGDISWPEHLTIFTIPVRVAVQMNIPLLIWGENSQNEYGGPAAAAEHNILDRRWLEEFGGLLGLRVTDLTGQEGIEPKHLIQYTYPTDEELKRVGVTGLFLGYYVPWDGYTNVLIAQAHGMQTYHSAIEGALVNYENLDNCQMGIHDYFKFLKFGFGRATDLACLHLRRGRLTREEAMMLVRRHDGRFPKSYLGYSLEAILEPLDMTVEEFTSICDRFTNKKLFVCDARGHLVKDRHGNLTKINYDNPS
- a CDS encoding GNAT family N-acetyltransferase, with the protein product MKITIFTEAGRGIGMGHLSRCAGLAQAFRERGVQCQLLVYGDRNISRQLDVYGGDYKNWMSFQRQQPRCDIAIVDSYLASKKIFQKIQNNSAVSLYFDDNNRIKYPKGIIINGAINADQLNYGGFKHFESLLGPQYVSLRREFWDVPEKKVRAKAKKILITFGGTDEANMTSKILGIFDRKYPLLQKIVIIGKNFIHKKDILKQKSKNIKFVFESNAKQMSRIMQDVDFAVSAGGQTLNELARCGCAAVIVVVADNQERHAKAWAKTKCFFYVGKANDKNFLSQIDLGLNKVSSLTFRRLAAQRGPQTVDGQGAKRIVAACVKSYVEQHIKIRHVEEKDIKSIFELSNQPMIRQGSFAPRKITWPEHQKWFAKTLSDPKTLFLVAYAKDDLLGQIRFCIQKKKAVVSISVDPLFQQCGIGKKIFEDGIRFLYQKRIDKIIAYIKSDNTSSQEFFKSLGFERIKSREDLKKKICMQFTLKK
- a CDS encoding glycosyltransferase family protein yields the protein MRTIAIIQARMGSTRLPGKAMMDILGMPMLGRVISRLKLCSLIEDIVVATTERTEDDLIEQFCQNQNTLCFRGSEMDVLGRYYQAALRYKAQTVVRITSDCPLIDPQVVDKVIAAYQKNVSHASGASNVIERSYPRGLDTEVISMDALEKSWKESQKPHHREHVTSFVYEHPKLFKMQSVKNNEDLSHFRWTVDEVDDLRFVREIYQMMLKRGQEQFFLNDIVALLKDNPDLIKINEAVRQKAI